In Nocardioides marinus, one DNA window encodes the following:
- a CDS encoding peptidylprolyl isomerase, whose protein sequence is MADSQAVLKTNRGDIVLNLFPNHAPETVANFTGLATGEKDYDAGNGRSGPFYDGLGFHRVISGFMIQGGCPLGTGTGGPGYTFKDEPHPELVFDKPYLLAMANAGPGTNGSQFFITVGATTWLNFKHTIFGEVADQASRDVVDAIATTQTGPGDRPVEPVVIETVEIREA, encoded by the coding sequence ATGGCTGACTCGCAGGCCGTCCTCAAGACCAACCGAGGCGACATCGTCCTCAACCTCTTCCCCAACCACGCGCCCGAGACGGTCGCCAACTTCACCGGTCTCGCGACCGGTGAGAAGGACTACGACGCCGGCAACGGCCGCAGCGGCCCGTTCTACGACGGCCTGGGCTTCCACCGCGTCATCTCCGGCTTCATGATCCAGGGCGGCTGCCCGCTCGGCACCGGCACCGGTGGCCCGGGCTACACCTTCAAGGACGAGCCCCACCCCGAGCTGGTCTTCGACAAGCCCTACCTGCTCGCGATGGCCAACGCCGGCCCCGGCACCAACGGCTCGCAGTTCTTCATCACCGTCGGCGCGACCACGTGGCTGAACTTCAAGCACACCATCTTCGGTGAGGTCGCCGACCAGGCCTCGCGCGACGTCGTCGACGCGATCGCCACCACCCAGACCGGCCCCGGCGACCGCCCGGTGGAGCCCGTGGTCATCGAGACCGTGGAGATCCGCGAGGCGTGA
- a CDS encoding cell division protein CrgA: protein MKDIDPFDDRQRGPVLSARFIVAVALMVLGIAWIVYYYAAVRADPTVIDSVAGKPAFMADLLRWNYVIGFGAFFLGLAVSAHPSTPLGRGRGIVTGMLGCFILGLIWICTFYVLANDQLDSVPVMNDLRQSNLFVGIGFMAVGFTFATRWE from the coding sequence GTGAAGGACATCGACCCCTTCGACGACCGACAGAGGGGCCCCGTGCTCTCGGCACGCTTCATCGTGGCCGTGGCGTTGATGGTGCTGGGCATCGCCTGGATCGTCTACTACTACGCCGCCGTGCGCGCCGACCCGACCGTCATCGACTCGGTCGCGGGCAAGCCGGCCTTCATGGCCGACCTGCTGCGCTGGAACTACGTGATCGGCTTCGGTGCGTTCTTCCTCGGCCTGGCGGTCTCCGCCCACCCCAGCACCCCGCTGGGTCGCGGCCGCGGCATCGTGACCGGCATGCTCGGCTGCTTCATCCTCGGCCTGATCTGGATCTGCACCTTCTACGTGCTGGCCAACGACCAGCTCGACTCCGTGCCGGTCATGAACGACCTGCGCCAGTCCAACCTCTTCGTCGGCATCGGCTTCATGGCCGTCGGCTTCACCTTCGCCACGCGCTGGGAGTGA
- a CDS encoding 1-acyl-sn-glycerol-3-phosphate acyltransferase: protein MRVLRRLVSVPLVLGLTVLLWTTLPLWLLVAAAASPFLPGRWRAPRLLWMVVVYLTMEAVLLAILLGLWLASGCGRRLRTSYFEGIHYDLVQGVMAVLFAEARRVLHLEVVSQGSVPDAHPGVPILVCCRHAGPGDSFTLIHTLMAWYSREPRVVLKATLAWDPVIDTLLHRIPARFITPGRGMDLETEIAALATGLDENDAFVIFPEGGNFTQARRSGAIERLERLGLHGMARRAEEMVHVLAPRPGGLLAALDAAPEADVVLVAHTGLDHVVTLRELWRAIPIDKQITMKWWQVPRAEIPADRDARIDWLYGWWERIDDWVEQHRVVADGRPRDDERPGADSPGRS from the coding sequence GTGCGGGTCCTGAGACGGTTGGTGAGCGTGCCGCTGGTGCTCGGGCTGACCGTGCTGCTGTGGACCACGTTGCCGCTGTGGCTGCTCGTCGCGGCCGCGGCCTCCCCGTTCCTGCCGGGGCGGTGGCGTGCTCCGCGGCTGCTGTGGATGGTCGTCGTCTACCTGACGATGGAGGCGGTCCTCCTCGCGATCCTGCTCGGGCTGTGGCTGGCGTCGGGCTGCGGGCGCAGGCTGCGCACGTCGTACTTCGAGGGGATCCACTACGACCTGGTGCAGGGCGTGATGGCGGTGCTCTTCGCCGAGGCCCGACGCGTGCTGCACCTGGAGGTGGTCAGCCAGGGCTCCGTGCCCGACGCCCACCCGGGCGTGCCGATCCTGGTGTGCTGCCGGCACGCAGGGCCCGGGGACTCCTTCACCCTGATCCACACGTTGATGGCGTGGTACTCCCGGGAGCCTCGGGTCGTGCTGAAGGCGACGCTGGCCTGGGACCCGGTCATCGACACGCTGCTGCACCGCATCCCGGCGCGCTTCATCACACCGGGCCGGGGCATGGACCTGGAGACCGAGATCGCGGCCCTGGCGACCGGGCTGGACGAGAACGACGCCTTCGTGATCTTCCCCGAGGGCGGCAACTTCACCCAGGCCCGTCGCTCCGGCGCCATCGAGCGGCTCGAGCGGCTCGGGCTGCACGGGATGGCCCGGCGTGCCGAGGAGATGGTGCACGTCCTGGCGCCCCGGCCCGGTGGTCTGCTGGCCGCCCTGGACGCCGCCCCGGAGGCCGACGTCGTGCTCGTGGCGCACACGGGGCTGGACCACGTCGTGACGCTGCGCGAGCTGTGGCGGGCGATCCCGATCGACAAGCAGATCACCATGAAGTGGTGGCAGGTGCCGCGCGCGGAGATCCCCGCGGACCGCGACGCGCGCATCGACTGGCTCTACGGCTGGTGGGAGCGCATCGACGACTGGGTCGAGCAGCACCGGGTGGTGGCCGACGGACGCCCGCGGGACGACGAACGGCCGGGGGCGGACTCCCCCGGCCGCTCGTGA
- a CDS encoding rhomboid family intramembrane serine protease: MSQAPTPEPGVPVCYRHPGRESHIRCQRCDRPICPDCMRDAAVGFQCPDCVAEGARSTRQARTTYGGTPRADATATSIGLIAVNVGVWLAIMLTGGSASRLVDLLALQFRGGCVLDGFYRPAIVEQACPGAWVPNVADGAWWQVLTSGFAHVSLLHIGFNMLALWILGPQLEQLFGRARFLSLYLLSLLAGSAAVLWLSPEYQATLGASGAIYGLFAALVVCVRKVGGDLRQLGALIAVNLLITFTVPNISWQGHLGGFAGGLAVAALLVYAPRGPRRSAYQLGGLALIAVVLLAAVALRLAA; the protein is encoded by the coding sequence GTGAGCCAGGCTCCGACCCCCGAGCCGGGCGTGCCGGTCTGCTACCGGCACCCCGGCCGGGAGTCCCACATCCGCTGCCAGCGCTGCGACCGGCCGATCTGCCCGGACTGCATGCGTGACGCGGCGGTCGGCTTCCAGTGCCCCGACTGCGTGGCCGAGGGTGCCCGCAGCACCCGCCAGGCCCGCACGACGTACGGCGGCACACCCCGTGCCGACGCCACGGCCACCTCGATCGGGCTGATCGCGGTCAACGTCGGCGTCTGGCTGGCGATCATGCTGACCGGTGGCTCCGCGAGCCGGCTGGTCGACCTGCTGGCGCTGCAGTTCCGCGGCGGGTGCGTCCTCGACGGCTTCTACCGGCCCGCCATCGTCGAGCAGGCCTGTCCGGGCGCCTGGGTCCCCAACGTGGCCGACGGGGCGTGGTGGCAGGTCCTGACCTCGGGCTTCGCCCACGTCTCCCTGCTGCACATCGGCTTCAACATGCTCGCCCTGTGGATCCTCGGCCCGCAGCTCGAGCAGCTCTTCGGACGCGCGCGCTTCCTCTCCCTCTACCTGCTCTCGCTGCTGGCCGGCTCCGCCGCGGTGCTGTGGCTCAGCCCGGAGTACCAGGCGACCCTGGGCGCCTCCGGGGCGATCTACGGCCTCTTCGCCGCCCTCGTCGTGTGCGTGCGCAAGGTGGGTGGTGACCTGCGGCAGCTGGGGGCGCTGATCGCGGTCAACCTGCTGATCACCTTCACGGTCCCCAACATCTCCTGGCAGGGGCACCTCGGCGGCTTCGCCGGCGGCCTCGCGGTCGCCGCGTTGCTGGTCTACGCCCCCCGGGGCCCGCGCCGCTCGGCGTACCAGCTGGGGGGCCTGGCGCTCATCGCCGTGGTCCTGCTGGCCGCCGTGGCGCTGCGCCTCGCCGCCTGA